A genomic segment from Ptychodera flava strain L36383 chromosome 8, AS_Pfla_20210202, whole genome shotgun sequence encodes:
- the LOC139138326 gene encoding RING finger and CHY zinc finger domain-containing protein 1-like isoform X2 — protein MTYAMADIEQDRKYSGCEHYQRKCSLLAPCCNRFYTCRFCHDENENHKLNRNDVEQVKCLKCQKVAEVQSHCVNCNEEFARYFCQICRLYDEVDKGQFHCKECGICRVGGRENFFHCGKCGLCLGVGLQNKHKCIEKVSQGNCPVCMEDLHTARVAAHVPPCGHLIHSTCFEDYIKTGGYTCPLCNQSMLSMRNVWRMLDQEVRNTQMPEEYANYRVQILCRDCHKECKVLFHVIGLKCQHCGSYNTCRTAENEETLDEVVTPQEDGGNAEDAEENEENLVAESDDSSAGRQESSSVGDDNMQLDQDGSSPNQDGGTSETVQGVCDEVTSEDSDSWQTAGESDPDGETK, from the exons TTCTACACCTGTAGATTTTGTCATGACGAAAACGAAAACCACAAACTTAATAGAAATGACGTTGAACAAGTCAAGTGTCTGAAATGTCAGAAGGTTGCTGAG GTACAGTCTCACTGTGTCAACTGTAATGAAGAATTTGCACggtatttttgtcaaatatgtaGACTTTACGATGAAGTCGACAAAGGACAATTTCATTGCAAGGAGTGTGGAATTTGCAG AGTTGGAGGCAGAGAAAATTTCTTCCATTGTGGGAAATGTGGTTTGTGTCTAGGAGTCGGTCTTCAGAACAAACATAAA TGTATTGAGAAAGTATCCCAAGGAAACTGTCCAGTTTGTATGGAG GATCTACACACTGCAAGAGTAGCTGCGCATGTTCCACCGTGTGGCCACCTTATACATTC GACATGTTTCGAGGATTACATCAAAACTGG GGGTTACACATGCCCGCTGTGTAATCAGTCAATGCTGAGTATGAGAAATGTATGGCGGATGTTAGACCAGGAAGTGAGAAATACACAAATGCCggaggaatatgcaaattacagagTCCAG ATACTGTGTCGGGATTGTCACAAGGAATGCAAAGTGTTATTTCATGTGATAGGTCTAAAGTGCCAACACTGTGGTTCATACAACACCTGTAGAACTGCCGAGAACGAAGAAACCCTGGACGAAGTTGTAACGCCTCAAG AAGATGGTGGAAATGCTGAAGATGCGGAAGAAAATGAGGAAAACTTGGTGGCAGAAAGCGATGATTCATCAGCTGGCAGACAGGAAAGCAGTAGTGTTGGTGATGATAACATGCAACTTGATCAAGACGGCAGCTCTCCCAATCAAGATGGCGGCACTTCAGAAACTGTTCAAGGAGTGTGCGACGAAGTGACTTCTGAAGATTCTGATAGCTGGCAAACTGCCGGAGAGAGTGACCCGGATGGTGAAACAAAGTGA
- the LOC139138326 gene encoding RING finger and CHY zinc finger domain-containing protein 1-like isoform X1 — protein MTYAMADIEQDRKYSGCEHYQRKCSLLAPCCNRFYTCRFCHDENENHKLNRNDVEQVKCLKCQKVAEVQSHCVNCNEEFARYFCQICRLYDEVDKGQFHCKECGICRVGGRENFFHCGKCGLCLGVGLQNKHKCIEKVSQGNCPVCMENRIFEEILEEHHPGFSECEMYSIRVECASDAAGPWLEVQQTNIQVGEATNNLNIKTCFEDYIKTGGYTCPLCNQSMLSMRNVWRMLDQEVRNTQMPEEYANYRVQILCRDCHKECKVLFHVIGLKCQHCGSYNTCRTAENEETLDEVVTPQEDGGNAEDAEENEENLVAESDDSSAGRQESSSVGDDNMQLDQDGSSPNQDGGTSETVQGVCDEVTSEDSDSWQTAGESDPDGETK, from the exons TTCTACACCTGTAGATTTTGTCATGACGAAAACGAAAACCACAAACTTAATAGAAATGACGTTGAACAAGTCAAGTGTCTGAAATGTCAGAAGGTTGCTGAG GTACAGTCTCACTGTGTCAACTGTAATGAAGAATTTGCACggtatttttgtcaaatatgtaGACTTTACGATGAAGTCGACAAAGGACAATTTCATTGCAAGGAGTGTGGAATTTGCAG AGTTGGAGGCAGAGAAAATTTCTTCCATTGTGGGAAATGTGGTTTGTGTCTAGGAGTCGGTCTTCAGAACAAACATAAA TGTATTGAGAAAGTATCCCAAGGAAACTGTCCAGTTTGTATGGAG AACCGAATATTCGAAGAAATTTTGGAGGAACACCATCCAGGTTTTTCTGAATGTGAAATGTACTCTATTCGAGTTGAATGTGCCAGTGATGCTGCTGGGCCGTGGTTGGAAGTACAGcagacaaatatacaggttGGCGAGGCTACAAACAACTTGAACATAAA GACATGTTTCGAGGATTACATCAAAACTGG GGGTTACACATGCCCGCTGTGTAATCAGTCAATGCTGAGTATGAGAAATGTATGGCGGATGTTAGACCAGGAAGTGAGAAATACACAAATGCCggaggaatatgcaaattacagagTCCAG ATACTGTGTCGGGATTGTCACAAGGAATGCAAAGTGTTATTTCATGTGATAGGTCTAAAGTGCCAACACTGTGGTTCATACAACACCTGTAGAACTGCCGAGAACGAAGAAACCCTGGACGAAGTTGTAACGCCTCAAG AAGATGGTGGAAATGCTGAAGATGCGGAAGAAAATGAGGAAAACTTGGTGGCAGAAAGCGATGATTCATCAGCTGGCAGACAGGAAAGCAGTAGTGTTGGTGATGATAACATGCAACTTGATCAAGACGGCAGCTCTCCCAATCAAGATGGCGGCACTTCAGAAACTGTTCAAGGAGTGTGCGACGAAGTGACTTCTGAAGATTCTGATAGCTGGCAAACTGCCGGAGAGAGTGACCCGGATGGTGAAACAAAGTGA